The proteins below come from a single Vitis vinifera cultivar Pinot Noir 40024 chromosome 9, ASM3070453v1 genomic window:
- the LOC100241161 gene encoding pleiotropic drug resistance protein 1, with protein sequence MATGEIYRAGGSLRKDSSSIWRNSGEEVFSRSSRDEDDEEALKWAALEKLPTYNRMRKGLLMGSAGEASEVDIHNLGFQEKKNLVERLVKIAEEDNEKFLLKLRNRIDRVGIDLPEIEVRFEHLTIDAEAHVGSRALPSFIYSAFNQIEDILNTLRILPSRKKKLTILHDVSGIIKPRRMTLLLGPPSSGKTTLLLALSGKLDSSLKVTGKVTYNGHGMNEFVPQRTATYISQHDTHIGEMTVRETLAFSARCQGVGDRYDMLAELSRREKAANIKPDPDIDVFMKAVATEGQKENVITDYTLKILGLEVCADTLVGDQMIRGISGGQRKRVTTGEMLVGPSKALFMDEISTGLDSSTTYQIVNSLRQTIHILNGTALISLLQPAPETYDLFDDIILLSDSQIVYQGPREDVLDFFESMGFRCPERKGVADFLQEVTSRKDQQQYWARKDEPYSFVTVKEFAEAFQSFHIGRKLGHELATPFDKTKSHPAALKTEKYGVRKKELLDACISREYLLMKRNSFVYIFKLTQLIIMAAISMTIFLRTEMHKNSTDDGSIYTGALFFTVVMIMFNGMSELAMTIAKLPVFYKQRGLLFYPAWAYALPSWILKIPITFVEVAVWVFMSYYVIGFDPNVGRLFKQYLLLVLVNQMASALFRFIAAAGRNMIVANTFGSFSLLLLFALGGFVLSRENVKKWWIWGYWSSPLMYAQNAIVVNEFLGKSWSKNSSTDSTESLGVAVLKSRGFFTEAYWYWIGAGALLGFILVFNFCYTVALTYLNAFEKPQAVITEESENSKTGGKIELSSHRRGSIDQTASTERRDEIGRSISSTSSSVRAEAIAEARRNNKKGMVLPFQPLSITFDDIRYSVDMPEEMKSQGVLEDRLELLKGVSGAFRPGVLTALMGVSGAGKTTLMDVLAGRKTGGYIEGNINISGYPKKQETFARISGYCEQNDIHSPHVTIHESLLYSAWLRLPADVDSKTRKMFIEEVMELVELTPLKDSLVGLPGVNGLSTEQRKRLTIAVELVANPSIIFMDEPTSGLDARAAAIVMRTVRNTVDTGRTVVCTIHQPSIDIFEAFDELLLLKRGGQEIYVGPLGRHSSHLIKYFQGIEGVSKIKDGYNPATWMLEVTSSAQEFLLGVDFTEIYKNSDLYRRNKDLIKELSQPAPGSKDLYFPTQYSQSFFTQCMACLWKQRRSYWRNPPYTAVRFFFTTFIALIFGTMFWDLGTKRKKQQDLSNAMGSMYAAVLFLGVQNSSSVQPVVAVERTVFYRERAAGMYSAMPYAFAQALVEIPYVFAQAVVYGVIVYAMIGFEWTAAKFFWYLFFMFFTLLYFTFYGMMAVAATPNQHIAAIVAAAFYGLWNLFSGFIVPRTRIPVWWRWYYWACPVAWTLYGLVTSQFGDIQDRFEDTGDTVEQYLNDYFGFEHDFLGVVAAVIVGFTVLFLFIFAFAIKAFNFQRR encoded by the exons ATGGCAACAGGTGAAATTTATAGAGCCGGTGGTAGTTTAAGGAAGGACAGTTCTTCCATATGGAGGAACTCTGGTGAGGAGGTTTTCTCCCGTTCTTCGAGGgatgaagatgatgaggaagCTTTGAAATGGGCCGCCCTCGAGAAACTTCCCACCTACAATCGGATGAGGAAAGGCTTGCTGATGGGTTCGGCGGGTGAGGCCAGTGAAGTTGATATACACAACCTTGGGTTTCAGGAAAAGAAGAATTTAGTGGAGCGGTTGGTGAAAATTGCCGAAGAGGACAATGAGAAGTTCTTGTTGAAGCTCAGGAATCGCATAGATAG aGTTGGGATTGATCTTCCCGAAATTGAAGTTAGATTTGAGCATCTTACCATTGATGCAGAAGCTCATGTAGGAAGCAGAGCTTTGCCTTCATTCATTTATTCTGCTTTTAATCAAATTGAG GATATCTTGAACACTCTTCGGATTCTTCCGAGTAGAAAGAAGAAACTCACTATTCTTCACGATGTTAGTGGAATCATCAAACCTCGAAG AATGACATTGCTTTTGGGTCCTCCAAGTTCTGGAAAGACCACTCTCTTATTGGCTTTGTCCGGAAAGCTTGATTCCAGTCTAAAg GTTACGGGAAAGGTGACATACAATGGTCATGGCATGAATGAATTTGTACCCCAGAGAACTGCAACCTACATCAGCCAACATGATACCCATATAGGAGAAATGACTGTACGGGAAACCTTGGCCTTCTCTGCAAGATGCCAGGGTGTTGGAGATCGATATG ACATGTTAGCAGAGCTCTCAAGAAGAGAGAAGGCAGCAAATATTAAGCCTGATCCTGATATCGATGTCTTCATGAAG GCAGTGGCAACGGAAGGCCAGAAGGAGAATGTAATCACTGACTATACACTGAAG ATTCTGGGACTAGAAGTCTGTGCAGACACCTTGGTAGGAGATCAAATGATAAGGGGTATCTCTGGAGGACAACGGAAGCGTGTCACAACTG GGGAGATGCTGGTTGGACCATCGAAGGCACTGTTCATGGATGAGATCTCTACTGGGTTGGATAGCTCGACAACTTATCAAATCGTGAATTCTCTCAGGCAAACCATCCACATTCTCAATGGGACTGCTCTCATCTCTCTCCTCCAGCCAGCACCTGAGACTTACGATCTTTTTGATGACATCATTCTCCTCTCTGATAGCCAGATTGTTTATCAGGGTCCTCGTGAAGACGTTCTTGACTTTTTTGAATCCATGGGCTTCAGATGTCCTGAAAGGAAGGGTGTGGCAGACTTCCTACAAGAA GTAACATCTAGGAAAGATCAGCAGCAGTATTGGGCACGTAAAGATGAGCCTTACAGTTTTGTCACAGTCAAGGAATTTGCCGAGGCATTCCAGTCATTTCACATTGGACGGAAACTAGGACATGAGCTTGCAACTCCATTCGACAAGACCAAAAGCCACCCAGCTGCTTTGAAAACTGAAAAATATGGTGTTAGAAAGAAGGAACTGTTGGATGCTTGCATCTCAAGAGAGTACTTGCTGATGAAGAGGAATTCATTTGTCTATATTTTCAAGCTCACCCAA cTCATAATAATGGCAGCAATTTCCATGACAATCTTCCTAAGAACTGAGATGCACAAAAATTCAACAGATGATGGAAGCATTTACACGGGTGCTTTGTTCTTCACTGTTGTCATGATCATGTTTAATGGAATGTCAGAACTTGCCATGACCATTGCAAAACTTCCTGTCTTTTACAAGCAAAGAGGCCTACTATTCTACCCTGCATGGGCGTATGCACTCCCCTCATGGATCCTCAAGATCCCCATCACATTTGTTGAAGTTGCTGTTTGGGTGTTCATGTCTTATTATGTCATTGGATTTGATCCAAATGTGGGAAG GTTGTTTAAACAATATCTTCTCCTCGTGCTTGTTAATCAGATGGCATCTGCATTGTTTCGATTTATTGCAGCAGCTGGTAGAAACATGATTGTTGCAAACACATTTGGGTCATTTTCATTACTTTTGCTCTTTGCATTGGGTGGTTTTGTCCTGTCACGAG AAAATGTCAAGAAATGGTGGATTTGGGGTTACTGGTCTTCCCCTCTGATGTATGCACAGAACGCAATAGTGGTAAATGAATTCCTTGGGAAGAGTTGGAGCAAA AATTCTTCAACCGATTCAACAGAATCCCTTGGAGTAGCAGTATTGAAGTCTCGCGGGTTCTTCACAGAGGCATACTGGTACTGGATAGGAGCTGGGGCACTGCTTGGATTCATTTTAGTCTTCAACTTCTGTTACACTGTGGCTCTCACTTACCTAAATG CATTTGAGAAGCCTCAAGCTGTTATAACAGAAGAGTCTGAGAATTCCAAAACTGGAGGGAAGATCGAGTTATCATCCCATAGACGAGGCTCGATTGACCAAACTGCATCCACAG AGAGGAGAGACGAAATTGGGAGAAGCATCTCATCCACATCCTCATCTGTGAGGGCAGAAGCCATTGCTGAGGCTAGACGTAACAACAAAAAAGGAATGGTTCTTCCATTCCAACCACTTTCTATCACCTTTGATGATATTAGATACTCAGTTGACATGCCAGAG GAAATGAAAAGTCAGGGTGTCCTTGAAGACAGATTGGAGCTTCTAAAGGGGGTGAGTGGTGCTTTCAGGCCTGGTGTTCTTACAGCTCTGATGGGTGTTAGCGGTGCTGGTAAAACCACTCTCATGGATGTACTGGCTGGTCGGAAAACTGGTGGATATATTGAGGGTAACATCAACATTTCTGGCTACCCAAAGAAGCAAGAGACTTTTGCTCGAATTTCTGGATACTGTGAGCAGAAtgacatccactctcctcatgTTACTATCCATGAGTCCTTGCTCTACTCTGCTTGGCTGAGGTTGCCTGCTGATGTGGATTCTAAAACTAGAAAG ATGTTCATTGAGGAAGTCATGGAGCTCGTGGAACTGACCCCATTGAAGGATTCACTAGTTGGGTTGCCAGGTGTAAATGGTCTCTCAACAGAGCAGCGCAAGAGGCTGACCATTGCAGTTGAGCTTGTGGCAAATCCCTCAATAATATTCATGGATGAGCCAACTTCAGGGCTAGATGCAAGAGCTGCTGCAATTGTTATGAGAACAGTCAGGAACACAGTGGACACAGGAAGAACAGTTGTGTGCACCATCCATCAGCCAAGTATTGACATCTTTGAAGCCTTTGATGAG TTGCTCCTGTTGAAGCGAGGAGGACAAGAGATATATGTGGGACCACTGGGTAGACATTCTTCTCATCTGATAAAGTATTTTCAG GGAATTGAAGGAGTGAGTAAAATCAAAGATGGTTATAACCCTGCAACTTGGATGCTGGAAGTTACCTCTTCGGCACAAGAATTCTTGTTGGGGGTGGATTTCACTGAAATATACAAAAATTCGGACCTATACAG GAGAAACAAAGATTTAATTAAAGAATTGAGCCAACCTGCCCCTGGTTCAAAGGACCTCTATTTCCCTACTCAATACTCCCAGTCCTTCTTCACCCAATGTATGGCATGCTTATGGAAACAGCGTAGGTCATATTGGCGCAATCCACCATACACGGCAGTGAGATTTTTCTTCACAACTTTCATAGCCTTGATATTTGGGACAATGTTCTGGGATCTCGGCACCAAAAG GAAAAAACAACAAGATTTGAGTAATGCAATGGGTTCTATGTATGCTGCTGTTCTCTTCCTTGGGGTTCAAAATTCCTCATCGGTGCAGCCAGTCGTTGCAGTTGAACGGACAGTCTTTTACAGAGAAAGAGCTGCAGGAATGTATTCAGCTATGCCATATGCCTTTGCACAG GCTCTAGTTGAGATACCATATGTCTTTGCACAAGCTGtggtgtatggtgttatagttTATGCAATGATTGGATTTGAATGGACAGCTGCTAAGTTCTTCTGGTATCTGTTCTTCATGTTCTTCACCTTACTGTACTTCACCTTTTATGGCATGATGGCTGTGGCTGCCACACCAAATCAACATATTGCTGCCATCGTTGCTGCAGCATTTTATGGATTATGGAACCTATTTTCAGGTTTTATAGTTCCTCGAACA AGGATTCCTGTGTGGTGGAGATGGTACTATTGGGCATGTCCAGTTGCATGGACTTTGTATGGATTGGTTACATCACAGTTTGGAGATATACAGGACAGATTTGAGGACACAGGTGACACAGTGGAACAATACTTGAATGACTATTTTGGATTCGAACATGATTTTCTAGGAGTGGTTGCAGCTGTGATTGTTGGGTTTACAGtacttttcttatttatctttGCCTTTGCCATTAAGGCATTTAACTTCCAAAGGCGGTAA